The following are encoded in a window of Mycobacteroides chelonae CCUG 47445 genomic DNA:
- a CDS encoding leucyl aminopeptidase — protein MSAYTAPSFTLATSIPQRGVSAAVLLVGVRPGEKESDKGPKVVDAQLLDSKAVKAIEAALKAVGATGSSEQLTRVVVDGLPVSSVLAVGLGKGDAGAETIRRAAGVAARSLDNVETLVTTLSARDVDATVQGLALGGYRFAEFRSAKTAPKDVGLQKVTLLVADKGRAQKDAMERGAAVAAAVIIARDFVNTPPSHLFPAEFAKRAKTLATTEGIEVEVLDEKELAKAGYGGIIGVGKGSSRPPRLVRLTYRGAKGKKAKKAALVGKGITFDTGGISIKPAGGMENMTSDMGGAAAVIAVTLLAARQQLPIDVIATVPMAENMPSSTAQRPGDVLTHLDGTTVEVINTDAEGRLILADAIVRACQDEPDYLIDTATLTGAQVVALGTRTPGVMGTDEFRDRVSTISQSVGENGWAMPLPEELRDDLKSRVADLANVTNHRNGGMLAAGLYLREFVADGVQWAHIDVAGPAFNTGGPWGYTAKGGTGVPVRTIFGVLEDIATNG, from the coding sequence ATGAGCGCATACACGGCACCTTCGTTCACCCTGGCCACGTCCATTCCGCAGCGCGGAGTCTCCGCCGCGGTGCTGCTGGTGGGGGTGCGCCCCGGCGAGAAAGAATCCGACAAGGGCCCCAAGGTGGTCGATGCGCAGCTGCTGGACAGCAAGGCCGTCAAAGCCATCGAGGCCGCGCTCAAGGCCGTGGGCGCGACCGGCTCGAGCGAGCAGCTCACCCGGGTGGTCGTGGACGGTCTGCCGGTGTCCAGCGTGCTGGCGGTCGGCCTGGGTAAGGGAGATGCCGGCGCCGAGACGATTCGGCGCGCTGCGGGCGTGGCCGCCCGGTCGCTCGACAACGTCGAAACCCTGGTGACCACGCTGTCCGCGCGCGATGTCGATGCCACTGTGCAGGGCCTGGCACTTGGCGGATATCGGTTCGCGGAGTTCCGCAGCGCCAAGACCGCCCCGAAGGACGTTGGACTGCAGAAGGTTACGTTGCTCGTCGCCGACAAGGGCCGCGCACAAAAGGACGCCATGGAGCGCGGCGCTGCCGTCGCGGCTGCTGTGATCATTGCGCGTGATTTTGTGAACACCCCGCCCAGCCATCTGTTCCCGGCCGAATTCGCCAAGCGGGCAAAAACTCTGGCGACGACCGAGGGCATCGAGGTCGAGGTGCTCGACGAGAAGGAACTGGCCAAGGCCGGCTACGGCGGCATCATCGGAGTCGGCAAGGGCTCCTCACGCCCACCGCGGCTAGTGCGCCTGACCTACCGGGGCGCCAAGGGCAAGAAGGCCAAGAAGGCGGCGCTCGTGGGCAAGGGCATCACCTTCGACACCGGTGGTATCTCGATCAAGCCCGCGGGCGGCATGGAGAACATGACCTCCGATATGGGTGGAGCGGCAGCGGTTATCGCGGTAACCCTGCTGGCCGCCCGCCAACAGCTGCCCATCGACGTCATCGCGACGGTGCCCATGGCCGAGAACATGCCGTCCTCGACGGCACAGCGCCCCGGCGACGTGTTGACCCATCTGGACGGCACCACCGTCGAGGTGATCAACACCGATGCCGAGGGCCGTCTCATCCTCGCCGACGCGATCGTGCGTGCCTGCCAGGATGAGCCCGACTATCTGATCGACACCGCGACGCTGACCGGTGCGCAGGTGGTGGCCCTGGGCACCCGCACCCCCGGCGTGATGGGTACCGACGAGTTCCGCGACCGGGTGTCGACGATCTCGCAGTCCGTGGGCGAGAACGGTTGGGCCATGCCGCTGCCCGAGGAACTGCGCGACGATCTCAAATCCAGGGTTGCCGACCTGGCGAACGTCACCAACCACCGCAACGGCGGCATGCTGGCGGCCGGTCTGTACCTGCGCGAGTTCGTGGCCGACGGCGTGCAGTGGGCACATATCGACGTTGCCGGCCCGGCGTTCAACACCGGTGGACCGTGGGGTTACACGGCCAAGGGCGGGACCGGCGTGCCGGTGCGGACCATCTTCGGGGTGCTGGAGGACATCGCCACCAACGGATGA
- the lipB gene encoding lipoyl(octanoyl) transferase LipB yields the protein MEPVHRSHGSIRSSADPVVVRDLGMIDYEAAWELQRDIVEARVAGGPDTLLTLQHPAVYTAGRRTEAQERPINGAPVIDTDRGGKITWHGPGQLVGYPIVRLAEPIDVVNYVRRLEESIIAVCAQLGVQTKRVDGRSGVWLAAGGGKPERKIAAIGVRVQRGVTMHGFSLNCNNSLDAYLPIVACGITDAGVTTLSAELGRDVTIDEVHEQVVSSVIDALEGRLAVGAVGA from the coding sequence ATGGAACCCGTGCACCGCTCTCATGGATCCATCCGATCCAGCGCAGATCCCGTCGTCGTACGGGACCTGGGCATGATCGACTATGAGGCGGCCTGGGAGCTGCAGCGCGACATCGTCGAGGCCCGTGTCGCCGGAGGACCCGACACGCTGCTGACCTTGCAGCATCCCGCGGTGTACACCGCGGGACGCCGCACCGAAGCGCAGGAACGCCCGATCAACGGTGCACCCGTCATCGACACCGATCGCGGCGGCAAGATCACCTGGCACGGACCCGGCCAGCTGGTCGGCTACCCGATCGTGCGATTGGCCGAGCCCATCGACGTCGTGAACTACGTTCGGCGTCTTGAAGAATCGATCATCGCGGTATGCGCACAGCTGGGCGTACAGACCAAACGCGTCGATGGCCGCTCTGGTGTGTGGCTGGCCGCGGGCGGTGGGAAGCCGGAGCGCAAGATCGCCGCGATCGGGGTCCGCGTGCAGCGCGGGGTCACCATGCACGGGTTCTCGCTGAACTGCAATAACAGCCTGGACGCCTACCTGCCGATCGTGGCCTGCGGCATCACCGACGCCGGGGTGACCACCCTGTCCGCCGAACTGGGCCGGGATGTCACCATCGACGAGGTGCACGAACAGGTCGTTTCCTCGGTGATCGACGCGCTCGAGGGTCGCCTGGCTGTCGGAGCGGTGGGCGCATGA
- a CDS encoding DUF167 domain-containing protein — translation MSERTVVCIIKPGSRKGPAVEVADDGTLTLFVREPAIDGKANKAALALLAEYLEVPKSTVRLVAGQTSRIKRFSVG, via the coding sequence GTGAGCGAGCGCACAGTCGTCTGCATCATCAAGCCCGGCAGTCGCAAGGGGCCCGCCGTCGAGGTTGCCGATGACGGCACCTTGACCCTGTTCGTGCGCGAGCCGGCGATCGACGGCAAGGCCAACAAGGCCGCACTCGCTTTGCTGGCCGAATACCTGGAGGTGCCCAAGTCGACGGTGCGGCTTGTTGCCGGTCAGACGAGCAGAATCAAGCGGTTCAGCGTGGGATGA
- the sucB gene encoding 2-oxoglutarate dehydrogenase, E2 component, dihydrolipoamide succinyltransferase: MAFSVQMPALGESVTEGTVTRWLKQEGDTVQVDEPLLEVSTDKVDTEIPAPTSGVLTKIVAREDDTVEIGGELGVISEAGEAESAESAPAPEAAAPAPEPAPAPEPEPEPAPAPAAEPAAPAPAPAADAPAGPGTSVKMPELGESVTEGTVTRWLKKVGDEVGVDEPLVEVSTDKVDTEIPSPVAGVLLSISANEDDTVAVGGELGVIGADGAAPAAAPAPAPAPEPAAAPPAPPAPAPAPAAPAAPAPAPAAPAPAAPAAPAPAPAAAADAGENPYVTPLVRKLASENNVDLSALTGSGVGGRIRKQDVLAAAEAAKAPAPAAAAAPAAAASSAPAAPAAPAALAHLRGTTQKANRIRQLTAKKTRESLQQTAQLTQTHEVDVTKIAALRARAKATFAEREGVNLTFLPFFAKAAVEALKSHPNVNASYNEDSKEITYFDAEHLGIAVDTDQGLLSPVIHNAGDLSLAGLARAIADIATRARSGNLKPDELAGGTFTITNIGSQGALFDTPILVPPQAAMLGTGAIVKRPRVIRDEAGNESIGIRSVCYLPLTYDHRLIDGADAGRFLTTIKHRLEEGAFEADLGL, encoded by the coding sequence ATGGCCTTCTCCGTCCAGATGCCCGCCCTCGGTGAGAGCGTGACCGAAGGGACGGTGACACGGTGGCTCAAACAAGAGGGCGACACGGTCCAAGTCGACGAGCCGCTGCTCGAGGTTTCCACCGACAAGGTAGACACCGAGATCCCCGCTCCCACTTCGGGTGTGCTGACCAAGATCGTTGCCCGCGAGGATGACACCGTCGAAATCGGCGGCGAGCTGGGCGTGATCAGTGAGGCCGGCGAAGCAGAGTCCGCGGAGTCCGCGCCCGCCCCCGAGGCCGCCGCGCCGGCTCCCGAGCCTGCACCCGCTCCCGAACCGGAGCCCGAACCCGCGCCTGCTCCCGCGGCGGAACCGGCCGCCCCTGCTCCTGCTCCCGCCGCGGACGCTCCGGCGGGCCCCGGCACCTCGGTCAAGATGCCCGAGCTCGGCGAGTCGGTCACCGAGGGCACCGTGACCCGCTGGCTCAAGAAGGTCGGCGACGAGGTCGGCGTGGATGAGCCGCTCGTCGAGGTTTCGACCGACAAGGTCGACACCGAGATTCCGTCGCCGGTCGCCGGTGTGCTGCTGAGCATCTCGGCCAACGAAGACGACACCGTCGCCGTCGGTGGCGAACTCGGCGTCATCGGTGCGGACGGCGCCGCGCCTGCCGCGGCACCCGCACCAGCGCCTGCCCCTGAACCCGCCGCGGCTCCGCCCGCGCCCCCAGCGCCCGCACCAGCCCCAGCGGCACCCGCAGCGCCGGCTCCGGCGCCTGCCGCACCTGCGCCGGCCGCTCCCGCAGCACCCGCACCAGCGCCCGCTGCCGCCGCCGACGCGGGCGAGAACCCGTACGTCACCCCGCTGGTCCGCAAGCTCGCGTCCGAGAACAACGTGGATCTGTCCGCGCTGACCGGCAGTGGTGTGGGTGGACGTATTCGCAAGCAAGACGTCCTGGCGGCCGCAGAGGCGGCCAAGGCCCCTGCACCTGCAGCAGCGGCAGCCCCCGCGGCAGCTGCGTCATCGGCTCCGGCGGCTCCGGCGGCTCCTGCCGCACTGGCCCACCTGCGCGGAACCACGCAGAAGGCCAACCGGATTCGTCAGCTCACCGCCAAGAAGACACGCGAATCGCTGCAACAGACCGCGCAGCTGACCCAGACCCACGAGGTCGACGTCACCAAGATCGCGGCGCTACGGGCTCGCGCGAAGGCGACCTTCGCCGAGCGTGAAGGCGTCAACCTGACCTTCCTGCCCTTCTTCGCCAAGGCCGCGGTGGAGGCGCTCAAGTCGCACCCGAACGTCAACGCGAGCTACAACGAGGACAGCAAGGAGATCACCTACTTCGATGCCGAGCATCTGGGCATCGCGGTAGACACCGATCAAGGTCTGCTGTCTCCGGTGATCCACAACGCCGGTGATCTGTCGCTGGCCGGGCTGGCCCGGGCCATCGCCGATATCGCCACCCGCGCGCGCTCCGGGAACCTCAAGCCCGACGAGCTCGCCGGTGGCACCTTCACCATCACCAACATCGGCAGCCAAGGCGCATTGTTCGACACCCCGATCCTGGTGCCGCCGCAGGCCGCCATGCTCGGCACCGGCGCAATCGTGAAGCGTCCCAGGGTGATCCGGGACGAAGCGGGTAACGAATCGATCGGTATCCGGTCGGTGTGCTACCTGCCACTGACCTACGATCACCGCCTGATCGACGGAGCCGACGCGGGGCGGTTCCTCACCACCATCAAACATCGCCTGGAAGAGGGGGCTTTCGAGGCGGACCTGGGTCTGTAA
- a CDS encoding cytochrome P450, producing MSTVELFDPQILEDPYPFYRRLRETAPVWPVGDSGFYFVSRWDLVVEATERTEDFSSNLTAALMKSQDCQTGLTVAAMGPPADPTHVLATGDDPVHHAHRKLVLPTLVAKRITALEPVMAETGARLWERGCDGQSIDWMAAMGDALPMTMVARLIGLPDEDVPQLVQWGYSSTEMLGGLNTAERQAQVVTDTMYLILYLREHLEKELAAPGEDLLGYLALACNRADISLDIGVMILVQLVGAGGESTAGLMGNAVRILGENPELQQRIRNDRALLPTFLEEVLRLESPFRGHHRHVLADTSLGGVQLPAGSHLTLLWGAANRDPAIFENPDELRLDRPSPRSHITFGKGLHFCVGAALARLEARTAINLLLDRTRDFAIKPGGAQWVPSIMVRRHQKLELELGSNAA from the coding sequence ATGAGCACCGTGGAATTGTTCGACCCACAGATCCTGGAGGATCCCTATCCGTTCTATCGGCGGCTGCGTGAGACGGCGCCGGTGTGGCCGGTGGGCGATTCCGGCTTCTACTTCGTCTCGCGCTGGGATCTCGTGGTGGAGGCCACCGAGCGCACCGAGGACTTCTCCTCGAACCTCACCGCCGCGCTGATGAAGTCTCAGGACTGCCAGACGGGCCTGACGGTCGCGGCGATGGGACCACCCGCCGATCCCACCCACGTGCTGGCTACCGGCGACGACCCGGTCCATCACGCGCATCGCAAGCTGGTGCTCCCGACATTGGTCGCCAAGCGCATCACCGCACTGGAACCGGTGATGGCAGAGACCGGAGCCCGGTTGTGGGAACGCGGATGCGACGGTCAAAGCATCGACTGGATGGCCGCGATGGGTGATGCCCTGCCGATGACCATGGTGGCCCGGCTGATCGGCCTACCCGATGAGGACGTGCCGCAACTGGTGCAGTGGGGTTACTCCAGTACCGAGATGCTCGGCGGGCTCAACACCGCCGAGCGGCAGGCTCAGGTCGTCACCGACACCATGTACCTCATTCTCTACCTGCGTGAACATCTGGAGAAGGAGCTGGCCGCCCCCGGCGAGGACCTGCTCGGATACCTGGCACTGGCATGCAATCGGGCCGACATCTCGCTGGACATCGGTGTGATGATCCTGGTGCAGCTGGTTGGTGCCGGCGGCGAATCCACCGCCGGACTGATGGGCAACGCGGTGCGCATTCTCGGCGAGAATCCCGAACTGCAGCAGCGCATCCGGAACGACCGTGCACTGCTGCCCACGTTCCTGGAAGAGGTGCTGCGGCTGGAGTCACCGTTTCGCGGACATCACCGTCACGTGCTGGCGGACACCTCGCTCGGCGGGGTCCAGCTGCCCGCGGGCAGCCACCTCACCCTGCTGTGGGGTGCGGCCAACCGCGATCCGGCGATTTTCGAGAACCCTGACGAGCTGCGCCTCGACCGGCCTAGCCCCCGCAGTCACATCACGTTCGGCAAGGGCCTGCACTTCTGCGTCGGGGCGGCACTGGCGCGCCTGGAGGCGCGTACCGCGATCAATCTGCTGCTCGACCGAACGCGTGATTTCGCGATCAAACCCGGTGGTGCGCAGTGGGTTCCGAGCATTATGGTGCGCCGGCACCAGAAACTGGAGCTGGAGCTGGGATCTAACGCCGCCTGA
- the lipA gene encoding lipoyl synthase — translation MTEPRKLLRLEVRNAQTPIERKPDWIRTRAKMGPEYKELKSLVRSGGLHTVCEEAGCPNIFECWEDREATFLIGGEQCTRRCDFCQIDTGKPADLDRDEPRRVAESVHTMGLRYSTVTGVARDDLPDGGAWLYAETVRYIKQLNPATGVELLIPDFNAVPEQLEEVFASRPEVLAHNLETVPRVFRRIRPAFSYERSLSVITAAREAELVTKSNLILGMGETNDEIREALVALHEAGCDIITITQYLRPSPRHHPVDRWVKPQEFVELSEFAEGLGFAGVMAGPLVRSSYRAGRLYAQAMAHHGRPLPAALEHLAEAGSARQEAINLIG, via the coding sequence ATGACCGAACCCCGCAAGCTGCTGCGACTGGAAGTCCGCAACGCCCAAACCCCCATCGAGCGCAAGCCCGACTGGATTCGCACCCGCGCCAAGATGGGCCCCGAATACAAGGAACTCAAGTCGCTGGTGCGCTCGGGTGGGCTGCACACCGTGTGCGAGGAAGCCGGATGCCCCAACATCTTCGAATGCTGGGAGGACCGCGAGGCCACCTTCCTCATCGGTGGTGAGCAGTGCACCCGCCGCTGCGATTTCTGCCAGATCGACACCGGTAAGCCCGCCGACCTGGACCGCGACGAGCCACGCCGGGTGGCCGAGAGCGTGCACACCATGGGTCTGCGGTACTCGACGGTCACCGGGGTGGCCCGGGACGACCTGCCCGACGGTGGCGCTTGGCTGTACGCCGAAACCGTGCGGTACATCAAGCAACTCAATCCGGCCACGGGTGTCGAGCTACTCATCCCGGACTTCAACGCCGTCCCGGAGCAGCTGGAAGAGGTGTTCGCATCCCGCCCCGAGGTGCTGGCGCACAACCTGGAGACGGTGCCGCGGGTGTTCCGCCGCATCCGGCCCGCATTCAGCTATGAGCGAAGCCTGTCGGTGATCACCGCCGCCCGCGAAGCGGAGCTGGTGACCAAGAGCAACCTGATTCTCGGGATGGGCGAAACCAACGACGAGATTCGGGAAGCTCTGGTCGCGCTGCACGAAGCGGGCTGCGACATCATCACCATCACCCAATATCTGCGGCCCTCACCGCGGCATCATCCGGTTGATCGCTGGGTCAAACCGCAGGAATTCGTGGAACTTTCCGAGTTCGCAGAGGGTCTGGGCTTCGCAGGTGTGATGGCCGGGCCGCTGGTGCGCTCCTCGTACCGGGCCGGTCGGTTGTACGCACAGGCGATGGCCCACCATGGCCGGCCCCTGCCCGCCGCGCTGGAGCACTTGGCGGAGGCGGGTTCGGCCCGGCAAGAGGCCATCAACCTCATCGGATGA
- a CDS encoding DUF4191 domain-containing protein — protein sequence MPKSLSPAEAKAAKAEAKARRKVESKARRAQMWQAFQIQRKEDKRLLPYMIGAFVLIVAAFAVAGYFSGGISVFMFPILGVVLGVLVAFIIFGRRVQKSVFTKAEGQKGAAGWALDNMRGKWRVTTAVAGTTQLDVVHRVIGRPGIIFVAEGAPGRLGPLLAQEKKRTARVVGDTPIYDVIVGNEDGQVPLSKLERHITKLPANITAKQMDSLESRLSALGSRAAAMPKGPMPGQAKSRGGMQRTIRRR from the coding sequence ATGCCTAAATCACTGAGTCCCGCCGAGGCCAAGGCCGCCAAGGCCGAGGCAAAGGCGCGTCGCAAGGTCGAATCGAAGGCGCGCCGCGCCCAGATGTGGCAGGCCTTTCAGATTCAGCGCAAGGAAGACAAGCGGCTTCTGCCGTACATGATCGGCGCGTTCGTACTGATCGTCGCGGCATTCGCGGTCGCCGGGTACTTCTCTGGCGGCATCAGCGTGTTCATGTTCCCGATCCTGGGCGTGGTGCTCGGCGTGCTGGTCGCGTTCATCATCTTCGGCCGGCGCGTGCAGAAATCGGTCTTCACCAAGGCCGAGGGCCAGAAGGGCGCCGCAGGCTGGGCGCTGGACAATATGCGCGGTAAATGGCGGGTCACCACTGCCGTCGCCGGAACGACCCAGCTCGATGTCGTGCACCGAGTCATCGGCCGGCCCGGCATCATCTTCGTCGCCGAAGGTGCTCCCGGACGGCTGGGCCCGCTCTTGGCGCAGGAGAAGAAGCGCACCGCACGTGTCGTCGGCGATACACCGATCTACGACGTCATCGTCGGCAACGAGGATGGTCAGGTGCCGCTGTCCAAACTGGAACGCCACATCACCAAGCTTCCCGCCAACATCACCGCCAAGCAGATGGACTCCCTGGAGTCACGGCTCTCGGCGCTGGGTTCACGCGCCGCGGCCATGCCGAAGGGGCCGATGCCCGGGCAGGCGAAGTCGCGCGGCGGAATGCAGCGCACCATCAGGCGGCGTTAG
- a CDS encoding TIGR01777 family oxidoreductase: protein MRVVIAGSSGMIGSALVASLRAADHTVVRLVRRDPMGPDEQRWDPASGQIEPGALEGADAVVNMCGVGVGDKRWSGAYKQEIYDSRIIPTEVLAGAVADAGVPVLINASAVGYYGDSGDRVIDETASSGTGFLARVCIDWEAATAEAVQAGARVVIVRTGLVLSPAGGLFGRSRPLFAAGLGARLGNGRWYMPWISLEDQIRALEFTLTESTLSGPVNLTGPAPVTNAEFTAALGRTLHRPTLLVAPQFALRAALGEFADAEMTRSMRVIPAVLEQHGFEFEHHTIGEALAYANNSRPMK, encoded by the coding sequence ATGCGTGTCGTCATCGCCGGCTCCTCGGGGATGATCGGGTCGGCGCTCGTCGCGTCGCTGCGTGCCGCAGACCACACCGTGGTCCGGCTGGTTCGCCGCGACCCGATGGGCCCCGACGAACAGCGCTGGGATCCGGCGAGTGGGCAGATAGAGCCGGGTGCTCTCGAGGGTGCCGACGCCGTCGTCAACATGTGCGGTGTCGGCGTCGGCGACAAGCGGTGGTCGGGCGCCTACAAGCAGGAGATCTACGACAGCCGCATCATCCCCACGGAGGTGCTGGCCGGTGCCGTCGCCGATGCCGGCGTGCCGGTCTTGATCAACGCCTCCGCGGTCGGCTACTACGGCGATAGCGGAGACCGCGTGATCGACGAAACCGCATCCAGCGGTACCGGTTTCCTCGCACGCGTGTGTATCGACTGGGAAGCCGCCACCGCGGAGGCTGTGCAAGCCGGAGCCAGAGTGGTGATCGTGCGCACCGGCCTGGTGCTCTCCCCCGCTGGAGGGCTATTCGGCAGATCACGCCCGCTTTTCGCCGCGGGGCTGGGGGCTCGGCTGGGCAACGGGCGCTGGTACATGCCGTGGATCAGCCTTGAGGACCAGATCCGGGCCCTTGAGTTCACACTGACCGAATCGACGCTCTCGGGGCCGGTCAATCTGACCGGCCCGGCACCAGTGACCAATGCCGAGTTCACCGCGGCCCTCGGCAGGACTCTGCATCGCCCGACCTTGCTGGTGGCGCCACAGTTCGCGCTGCGGGCCGCCCTCGGTGAGTTCGCCGACGCCGAAATGACGCGCAGCATGCGCGTCATCCCCGCGGTCCTGGAACAGCACGGATTCGAATTCGAGCACCACACCATCGGCGAGGCGCTCGCCTACGCCAACAACAGCCGACCGATGAAGTGA